The genomic stretch ATCCCTGAGCGCTACCGCCGCCGCCAATGCCGCCCGCCGTGGCAGCGCCACCTCGCGGCGCATCCTGATCGGCCTTGGCTGGCTGGTGTTCGCGCTGTTCTTGCTGCTGCCGCTGGTGATCGTGGTATCGCAGGCGCTGAAAAACGGTTTCGGCACTTTCTTCGAGGCGATCTTCGAGCCCGACGCCTTGTCGGCGCTCAAGCTCACCTTGTTTGCCGTGGCCATCTCGGTGCCGCTGAACCTGGTGTTTGGCGTCAGCGCGGCGTGGTGCGTGAGCAAGTACACCTTCCGTGGCAAGAGCGTGCTGGTGACCCTGATCGACCTGCCGTTCTCGGTCTCGCCGGTGATCGCGGGCCTGGTCTACGTGCTGATGTTCGGCGCGCAGGGCCTGTTCGGCCCCTGGCTGCAGGACCATGACATTCAGATTGTGTTCGCGCTGCCGGGCATCGTCCTGGCGAC from Pseudomonas kermanshahensis encodes the following:
- the cysW gene encoding sulfate ABC transporter permease subunit CysW gives rise to the protein MSSSSLSATAAANAARRGSATSRRILIGLGWLVFALFLLLPLVIVVSQALKNGFGTFFEAIFEPDALSALKLTLFAVAISVPLNLVFGVSAAWCVSKYTFRGKSVLVTLIDLPFSVSPVIAGLVYVLMFGAQGLFGPWLQDHDIQIVFALPGIVLATIFVTVPFVARELIPLMQEQGTQEEEAARLLGANGWQMFWHVTLPNIKWGLIYGVVLCTARAMGEFGAVSVVSGHIRGVTNTLPLHVEILYNEYNHVAAFSVASLLLILALFILLLKQWSENRINRLRHSAAEE